Proteins from a single region of Prinia subflava isolate CZ2003 ecotype Zambia chromosome 10, Cam_Psub_1.2, whole genome shotgun sequence:
- the DMRTA2 gene encoding doublesex- and mab-3-related transcription factor A2, which produces MELRSELPSVPAAPPPVPPSSVAAAAAAAAATLPVSVAGSLLRAPPLLLRAAEKYPRTPKCARCRNHGVVSALKGHKRYCRWKDCMCAKCTLIAERQRVMAAQVALRRQQAQEENEARELQLLYGTAEGLALAAANGIIPPRPAYEVFGSVCAGGGGEGGAGASESKMQKFELFPKTLLPSRAVTPQQAGGKPLSPDGESVPGTSSPDARHGSGSENGDGESFLSSPVSKGPKEGEESPGSISPLGSDSGSEADKDEQDPSPSAGGRQRTPIDILTRVFPAHKRSVLELVLQGCGGDVVQAIEQILNNRGPEKGPEESWARDGALQGLPPTPAAAAAHHRPLIAGAMAPAIGTLGSRSAFSPLQPNATHFGAEAGAYPLGTHLGLNPLRLAYSAHSRGLAFMTPYSTAGLMPTLGFRPPVDYAFSDLMRDRSAVHKEQVYSGGLYGPMVNNTPEKQ; this is translated from the exons ATGGAGCTGCGGTCGGAGCTGCCTAGCGTGCCCGCCGCGCCCCCCCCGGTGCCCCCCAGCTCGGTggcggccgcggcggccgcggcggcggccACGCTGCCGGTGAGCGTGGCCGGGAGCTTGCTGCGggcgccgccgctgctgctgcgggcGGCCGAGAAGTACCCGCGGACGCCCAAGTGCGCCCGGTGCCGCAACCACGGGGTGGTGTCGGCGCTGAAGGGCCACAAGCGGTACTGCCGCTGGAAGGACTGCATGTGCGCCAAGTGCACCCTCATCGCCGAGCGCCAGCGCGTCATGGCCGCTCAGGTGGCGCTGCGCCGGCAGCAGGCGCAGGAGGAGAACGAGGCCCgcgagctgcagctgctctacGGCACGGCCGAGGGGCTGGCGCTGGCGGCCGCCAACGGCATCATCCCGCCCCGGCCCGCGTACGAGGTGTTCGGCTCCGTCtgcgccggcggcggcggcgagggAGGCGCCGGCGCCTCAG AGTCCAAGATGCAGAAGTTCGAGCTGTTTCCCAAGACGCTGCTGCCGAGCCGCGCCGTCACCCCGCAGCAGGCGGGCGGGAAGCCTCTCTCCCCGGACGGCGAGTCCGTGCCCGGCACCTCCTCCCCAGATGCTCGGCACGGCTCGGGCTCGGAGAACGGGGACGGCGAGTCCTTCCTGAGCTCACCCGTCTCCAAGGGCCcgaaggagggggaggagagcCCGGGCTCCATCAGCCCGCTGGGCTCTGACTCGGGCTCAGAGGCGGACAAGGACGAGCAGGACCCGTCGCCCTCGGCCGGCGGCCGGCAGCGGACTCCCATCGACATCCTGACGCGCGTCTTCCCGGCGCACAAGCGCAGCgtgctggagctggtgctgcagggctgcggCGGGGACGTGGTACAGGCCATCGAGCAGATCCTCAACAACCGCGGCCCGGAGAAGGGCCCCGAGGAGAGCTGGGCCCGGGACGGCGCCTTGCAGGGCCTGCCGCCCacccccgccgccgccgccgcccaccaCCGGCCCCTGATCGCGGGCGCCATGGCCCCGGCCATCGGCACTCTGGGCAGCCGCTCCGCCTTCTCCCCGCTGCAGCCCAACGCCACGCACTTCGGGGCCGAGGCCGGCGCCTACCCCCTGGGCACCCACCTGGGACTGAACCCCCTGCGCCTCGCCTACTCGGCGCACAGCCGCGGACTGGCCTTCATGACCCCCTACTCCACGGCCGGGCTGATGCCCACGCTGGGGTTCCGGCCGCCCGTGGACTACGCCTTCAGCGACCTGATGCGGGACCGCTCGGCCGTGCACAAGGAGCAGGTGTACTCCGGCGGGCTCTACGGGCCCATGGTCAACAACACCCCCGAGAAGCAATAG